Proteins encoded together in one Phyllostomus discolor isolate MPI-MPIP mPhyDis1 chromosome 6, mPhyDis1.pri.v3, whole genome shotgun sequence window:
- the C6H2orf50 gene encoding uncharacterized protein C2orf50 homolog → MGSHPISGPQKTTSVGCRLPSPRPPALVSPTTRRGPVAGRRAAGGLAPRAEREALAADGVQRDQLWRELLEAEQRSQQRWAQNWSFLSDYDPLGNKKEPVKLPEHAPLFSDTVPHSTNRTVGSRLDTPLGRTLIGLDFLFVEGVRKKKLEDELQPV, encoded by the exons ATGGGGAGCCACCCCATCTCTGGCCCCCAGAAAACCACATCAGTTGGGTGCCGactgccctcccccaggcctccagccctAGTCTCCCCCACCACCCGGCGTGGCCCGGTAGCGGGCAGGAGAGCCGCGGGTGGCCTGGCCCCCCGGGCTGAGCGGGAGGCCCTGGCAGCGGACGGGGTGCAGCGGGACCAGCTGTGGAGGGAGCTGCTGGAGGCCGAGCAGCGGAGCCAGCAGCGCTG GGCCCAGAACTGGAGTTTCCTGAGCGACTACGACCCCTTG GGCAACAAGAAGGAGCCCGTGAAGCTGCCGGAGCACGCGCCTCTCTTTTCCGACACCGTCCCCCATTCCACCAACCGGACCGTGGGCAGCAGGCTGGACACGCCTCTGGGGAGGACCCTCATCGGCCTGGACTTCCTCTTCGTGGAGGGCGTCCGGAAGAAGAAGCTGGAAGACGAGCTGCAGCCCGtctag